Proteins co-encoded in one Maylandia zebra isolate NMK-2024a linkage group LG16, Mzebra_GT3a, whole genome shotgun sequence genomic window:
- the LOC106675571 gene encoding gamma-crystallin M3 encodes MSNTGMNMRGKIIFYEDRNFQGRSYECMSDCSDMTSYLSRCHSCRVESGCFMVYDRPNYMGNQYFMRRGEYADYMSMMGMSDCIRSCRMIHMYRGQFRMRIYERENFGGQMYELMDDCDNIMDRYRMSDCMSCNVMDGHWLMYEQPHYRGRMMYMRPGEYRSFRDMGMSGMRFMSMRRIMDSCY; translated from the exons ATGAGCAACACTGGCATGAACATGAGGGGCAAG aTCATCTTCTACGAGGACAGGAACTTCCAGGGTCGCTCCTATGAGTGCATGAGCGACTGCTCTGACATGACCTCCTACCTGAGCAGGTGTCACTCCTGCAGGGTGGAGAGCGGCTGCTTCATGGTCTATGACCGCCCCAACTACATGGGAAACCAGTATTTCATGAGGAGGGGCGAGTACGCTGACTACATGAGCATGATGGGCATGTCAGACTGCATCAGGTCTTGCCGTATGATCCACATG TACAGAGGCCAGTTCAGGATGAGGATCTATGAGAGGGAGAACTTCGGTGGTCAGATGTACGAGCTGATGGACGACTGCGACAACATCATGGACCGCTACCGCATGTCCGACTGCATGTCCTGCAACGTGATGGATGGCCACTGGCTGATGTACGAGCAGCCCCACTACAGAGGCAGGATGATGTACATGAGGCCCGGAGAGTACAGGAGCTTCAGGGACATGGGAATGAGCGGGATGAGGTTCATGAGCATGAGGCGCATCATGGACTCCTGTTACTAA
- the LOC112436167 gene encoding gamma-crystallin M3-like, with the protein MSNTGMNMRGKIIFYEDRNFQGRSYECMSDCSDMTSYLSRCHSCRVESGCFMVYDRPNYMGNQYFMRRGEYADYMSMMGMSDCIRSCRMIHMYRGQFRMRIYERENFGGQMYELMDDCDSIMDRYRMSDCMSCNVMDGHWLMYEQPHYRGRMMYMRPGEYRSFREMGMSGMRFMSMRRIMDSCY; encoded by the exons ATGAGCAACACTGGCATGAACATGAGGGGCAAG aTCATCTTCTACGAGGACAGGAACTTCCAGGGTCGCTCCTATGAGTGCATGAGCGACTGCTCTGACATGACCTCCTACCTGAGCAGGTGTCACTCCTGCAGGGTGGAGAGCGGCTGCTTCATGGTCTATGACCGCCCCAACTACATGGGAAACCAGTATTTCATGAGGAGGGGCGAGTACGCTGACTACATGAGCATGATGGGCATGTCAGACTGCATCAGGTCTTGCCGTATGATCCACATG TACAGAGGCCAGTTCAGGATGAGGATCTATGAGAGGGAGAACTTCGGTGGTCAGATGTACGAGCTGATGGACGACTGCGACAGCATCATGGATCGCTACCGCATGTCCGACTGCATGTCCTGCAACGTGATGGATGGCCACTGGCTGATGTACGAGCAGCCCCACTACAGAGGCAGGATGATGTACATGAGGCCCGGAGAGTACAGGAGCTTCAGGGAGATGGGAATGAGCGGGATGAGGTTCATGAGCATGAGGCGCATCATGGACTCCTGTTACTAA
- the LOC101466508 gene encoding gamma-crystallin M3 has protein sequence MSTTDMSMGKIIFYEDRNFQGRSYECMSDCADMSSYLSRCHSCRVESGCFMVYDRPNYMGNQYFMRRGEYADYMSMMGMSGGIRSCRMIPMYRGQFRMRIYERENFGGQMYELMDDCDSIMDRYRMSDCMSCNVMDGHWLMYEQAHYRGRMMYLRPGEYRSFREMGMSGMRFMSMRRIMDMC, from the exons ATGTCCACCACTGACATGAGCATGGGCAAG atcatcttctacgaGGACAGGAACTTCCAGGGTCGCTCCTATGAGTGCATGAGCGATTGCGCCGACATGTCCTCCTACCTGAGCAGGTGTCACTCCTGCAGGGTGGAGAGTGGCTGCTTCATGGTCTATGACCGCCCCAACTACATGGGAAACCAGTATTTCATGAGGAGGGGCGAGTACGCTGACTACATGAGCATGATGGGCATGAGCGGTGGTATCAGGTCTTGCCGTATGATCCCCATG TACAGAGGCCAGTTCAGGATGAGGATCTATGAGAGGGAGAACTTTGGTGGTCAGATGTACGAGCTGATGGACGACTGCGACAGCATCATGGACCGCTACCGCATGTCCGACTGCATGTCCTGCAACGTGATGGATGGCCACTGGCTGATGTACGAGCAAGCCCACTACAGAGGCAGGATGATGTACCTGAGGCCCGGAGAGTACAGGAGCTTCAGGGAGATGGGAATGAGCGGGATGAGGTTCATGAGCATGAGGCGCATCATGGACATGTGCTAA
- the LOC101466214 gene encoding gamma-crystallin M3-like codes for MHGKIIFYEDKNFQGRSYETSSDCADMSSHLSRCHSCRVESGCFMVYDRPNFIGNQYFMRRGEYSDYQRMIGFSDCIRSCRMIPMHKGSYRVRIYERENFGGQMYELMDDCDNFQDRYRMSDCQSCNVMDGHWLMYEQPHYRGRMMYLRPGEYRSFRDMGYDGMRFSSIRRINESC; via the exons ATGCACGGCAAG atcatcttctacgaGGACAAGAACTTCCAGGGTCGCTCCTATGAGACCAGCAGCGACTGTGCTGATATGTCCTCTCACCTGAGCAGGTGTCACTCCTGCAGGGTGGAGAGCGGCTGCTTCATGGTCTACGACCGCCCAAACTTCATCGGAAACCAGTATTTCATGAGGAGGGGCGAGTACTCAGACTACCAACGTATGATAGGTTTCAGCGATTGCATCAGATCCTGTCGTATGATCCCCATG CACAAAGGGTCCTACAGAGTAAGGATATATGAGAGGGAGAACTTCGGAGGTCAGATGTATGAGCTCATGGACGACTGCGACAACTTCCAAGACCGCTACCGCATGTCCGACTGCCAGTCCTGCAACGTGATGGATGGCCACTGGCTGATGTACGAGCAGCCCCACTACAGAGGCAGGATGATGTACCTGAGGCCCGGAGAGTACAGGAGCTTCAGGGACATGGGATATGACGGAATGAGATTCAGCTCCATCAGACGCATCAATGAATCCTGTTAa